One window of Myxocyprinus asiaticus isolate MX2 ecotype Aquarium Trade chromosome 6, UBuf_Myxa_2, whole genome shotgun sequence genomic DNA carries:
- the LOC127441894 gene encoding guanylate-binding protein 1-like isoform X3 has translation MWCVPHPLKEGHTLVLLDTEGLGDVDKGDTKNDGWIFCLAVLLSSTLVYNSRGTIDNNSLEQLHYVTELAEQIKIRSPSKAADEEEEDSHFVRFFPSFVWVVRDFTLDLEIDGRRVTADEYLNFALQLKKGVNKKTNDYNLPRQCIRNYFPTRKCFVFPSPTSSDKMTRLESLQEEDLVPDFLEVTRHFCHHMFVKSAVKTLKGGHIVTGRLLGHLVQNYVDTISSGRVPCLDNAVVTLANLENQAAVQEALNVYQCGMEEVKNKFPVIVTNLTSEHQKFSNLATSEFMKRSFKDEKGEYLGKLVEAIDMYYVDLMDKNEMASELKCRELLKNLFSEMSERLQNGVYSQSGGYELYCRDRDAIIAKYRSEPNKGVRAETVLTEFLNERGAEAKSILYTDKTLTENERKIQEEKERASLMEQRCKEEEEKRIESERIMEIEKVRQEDRMRQMEEKFNHEMQQKQQEMDRALESKLKEQEELLNKGFKEKADFLEEEIRILKKEKEENSSGGFFKEYVMPLVNTVASLLPSILAHRVMMKSLKNCPSK, from the exons ATGTGGTGTGTGCCTCACCCCTTAAAAGAAGGGCATACTCTGGTGTTGCTGGACACAGAAGGACTGGGTGATGTGGACAAG GGAGACACTAAGAATGACGGATGGATCTTCTGTCTGGCTGTTCTTCTTAGCAGCACTCTGGTGTACAACAGCCGCGGCACCATCGATAACAATTCACTGGAACAGCTGCA CTACGTTACTGAACTCGCTGAGCAGATCAAGATCAGATCTCCATCAAAAGCAGCAGACGAGGAGGAAGAGGATTCTCATTTTGTGCGTTTTTTCCCCTCATTTGTCTGGGTCGTAAGAGATTTCACCTTGGATTTGGAAATAGATGGAAGGAGAGTGACAGCGGACGAGTACCTCAACTTTGCCCTCCAGCTGAAGAAAG GTGTGAATAAGAAAACCAATGACTACAACTTGCCCCGTCAATGCATCCGGAATTATTTCCCTACCCGAAAGTGCTTTGTGTTCCCATCTCCAACCTCATCGGATAAAATGACACGCTTAGAAAGTCTACAAGAAGAGGACCTTGTGCCGGATTTTTTAGAGGTCACACGTCATTTCTGTCACCACATGTTTGTCAAGAGTGCTGTGAAAACACTGAAAGGAGGACACATAGTTACTGGGAGAT taCTGGGTCATCTAGTTCAGAATTATGTGGATACAATCAGCAGTGGTCGTGTGCCCTGTCTGGACAATGCAGTGGTTACTCTGGCAAATCTAGAGAACCAGGCAGCCGTTCAAGAAGCTTTAAATGTGTATCAGTGTGGGATGGAAGAG GTGAAGAATAAGTTTCCAGTAATTGTTACTAATCTTACCTCGGAGCACCAGAAGTTCAGCAATTTGGCCACTTCTGAGTTCATGAAACGTTCctttaaagatgaaaaaggagAGTACCTTGGAAAACTGGTG GAAGCCATAGATATGTACTACGTAGACCTGATGGATAAGAATGAGATGGCATCAGAGCTAAAGTGCAGAGAGCTGCTGAAGAATTTGTTCTCTGAGATGAGTGAGCGGTTGCAGAATGGAGTGTACAGTCAGTCTGGAGGATATGAACTCTATTGCAGAGACAGAGATGCCATCATTGCAAAATACCGCAGTGAGCCCAACAAAGGAGTCAGG GCAGAGACTGTGCTTACTGAATTTTTGAATGAGCGTGGAGCTGAAGCAAAAAGTATCCTTTACACTGATAAAACACTCACCGAAAACGAAAGAAAGATCCAag AGGAGAAAGAAAGGGCATCTCTGATGGAACAGAGGTGTaaagaggaggaagagaaacGAATTGAGAGTGAACGAATTATGGAGATAGAGAAAGTGCGGCAGGAGGACAGAATGAGGCAGATGGAGGAGAAGTTCAACCATGAGATGCAGCAGAAGCAGCAGGAGATGGACAGAGCTCTGGAGAGCAAACTGAAGGAGCAGGAAGAACTGCTAAACAAAGGCTTTAAGGAGAAAGCTGATTTTCTTGAGGAAGAGATAAGGAttctaaagaaagaaaaggaagagaACAGTTCTGGTGGCTTTTTTAAGGAATATGTGATGCCGCTTGTCAACACTGTGGCAAGCTTGCTTCCCAGCATCCTCGCGCACAGAGTGATGATGAAGAGTCTAAAAAATTGCCCATCCAAATAA
- the LOC127441894 gene encoding guanylate-binding protein 1-like isoform X1, whose product MSKATPVPGPICLVENANGSLCVCKDAIEFLSRINEPVVVVSVVGLYRTGKSYLMNRLAGQHSGFALGNTIESKTKGIWMWCVPHPLKEGHTLVLLDTEGLGDVDKGDTKNDGWIFCLAVLLSSTLVYNSRGTIDNNSLEQLHYVTELAEQIKIRSPSKAADEEEEDSHFVRFFPSFVWVVRDFTLDLEIDGRRVTADEYLNFALQLKKGVNKKTNDYNLPRQCIRNYFPTRKCFVFPSPTSSDKMTRLESLQEEDLVPDFLEVTRHFCHHMFVKSAVKTLKGGHIVTGRLLGHLVQNYVDTISSGRVPCLDNAVVTLANLENQAAVQEALNVYQCGMEEVKNKFPVIVTNLTSEHQKFSNLATSEFMKRSFKDEKGEYLGKLVEAIDMYYVDLMDKNEMASELKCRELLKNLFSEMSERLQNGVYSQSGGYELYCRDRDAIIAKYRSEPNKGVRAETVLTEFLNERGAEAKSILYTDKTLTENERKIQEEKERASLMEQRCKEEEEKRIESERIMEIEKVRQEDRMRQMEEKFNHEMQQKQQEMDRALESKLKEQEELLNKGFKEKADFLEEEIRILKKEKEENSSGGFFKEYVMPLVNTVASLLPSILAHRVMMKSLKNCPSK is encoded by the exons ATGTCCAAAGCCACACCAGTGCCGGGGCCCATTTGTTTGGTGGAGAATGCGAATGGATCGCTCTGCGTCTGTAAGGACGCCATTGAGTTCCTGAGTAGGATCAATGAGCCGGTGGTGGTGGTGTCTGTGGTGGGACTATACCGTACGGGGAAGTCATACCTTATGAACCGCTTGGCAGGTCAACATTCAG GCTTTGCTCTCGGAAATACAATCGAGTCAAAGACCAAAGGCATTTGGATGTGGTGTGTGCCTCACCCCTTAAAAGAAGGGCATACTCTGGTGTTGCTGGACACAGAAGGACTGGGTGATGTGGACAAG GGAGACACTAAGAATGACGGATGGATCTTCTGTCTGGCTGTTCTTCTTAGCAGCACTCTGGTGTACAACAGCCGCGGCACCATCGATAACAATTCACTGGAACAGCTGCA CTACGTTACTGAACTCGCTGAGCAGATCAAGATCAGATCTCCATCAAAAGCAGCAGACGAGGAGGAAGAGGATTCTCATTTTGTGCGTTTTTTCCCCTCATTTGTCTGGGTCGTAAGAGATTTCACCTTGGATTTGGAAATAGATGGAAGGAGAGTGACAGCGGACGAGTACCTCAACTTTGCCCTCCAGCTGAAGAAAG GTGTGAATAAGAAAACCAATGACTACAACTTGCCCCGTCAATGCATCCGGAATTATTTCCCTACCCGAAAGTGCTTTGTGTTCCCATCTCCAACCTCATCGGATAAAATGACACGCTTAGAAAGTCTACAAGAAGAGGACCTTGTGCCGGATTTTTTAGAGGTCACACGTCATTTCTGTCACCACATGTTTGTCAAGAGTGCTGTGAAAACACTGAAAGGAGGACACATAGTTACTGGGAGAT taCTGGGTCATCTAGTTCAGAATTATGTGGATACAATCAGCAGTGGTCGTGTGCCCTGTCTGGACAATGCAGTGGTTACTCTGGCAAATCTAGAGAACCAGGCAGCCGTTCAAGAAGCTTTAAATGTGTATCAGTGTGGGATGGAAGAG GTGAAGAATAAGTTTCCAGTAATTGTTACTAATCTTACCTCGGAGCACCAGAAGTTCAGCAATTTGGCCACTTCTGAGTTCATGAAACGTTCctttaaagatgaaaaaggagAGTACCTTGGAAAACTGGTG GAAGCCATAGATATGTACTACGTAGACCTGATGGATAAGAATGAGATGGCATCAGAGCTAAAGTGCAGAGAGCTGCTGAAGAATTTGTTCTCTGAGATGAGTGAGCGGTTGCAGAATGGAGTGTACAGTCAGTCTGGAGGATATGAACTCTATTGCAGAGACAGAGATGCCATCATTGCAAAATACCGCAGTGAGCCCAACAAAGGAGTCAGG GCAGAGACTGTGCTTACTGAATTTTTGAATGAGCGTGGAGCTGAAGCAAAAAGTATCCTTTACACTGATAAAACACTCACCGAAAACGAAAGAAAGATCCAag AGGAGAAAGAAAGGGCATCTCTGATGGAACAGAGGTGTaaagaggaggaagagaaacGAATTGAGAGTGAACGAATTATGGAGATAGAGAAAGTGCGGCAGGAGGACAGAATGAGGCAGATGGAGGAGAAGTTCAACCATGAGATGCAGCAGAAGCAGCAGGAGATGGACAGAGCTCTGGAGAGCAAACTGAAGGAGCAGGAAGAACTGCTAAACAAAGGCTTTAAGGAGAAAGCTGATTTTCTTGAGGAAGAGATAAGGAttctaaagaaagaaaaggaagagaACAGTTCTGGTGGCTTTTTTAAGGAATATGTGATGCCGCTTGTCAACACTGTGGCAAGCTTGCTTCCCAGCATCCTCGCGCACAGAGTGATGATGAAGAGTCTAAAAAATTGCCCATCCAAATAA
- the LOC127441894 gene encoding guanylate-binding protein 1-like isoform X2 produces MSKATPVPGPICLVENANGSLCVCKDAIEFLSRINEPVVVVSVVGLYRTGKSYLMNRLAGQHSGFALGNTIESKTKGIWMWCVPHPLKEGHTLVLLDTEGLGDVDKGDTKNDGWIFCLAVLLSSTLVYNSRGTIDNNSLEQLHYVTELAEQIKIRSPSKAADEEEEDSHFVRFFPSFVWVVRDFTLDLEIDGRRVTADEYLNFALQLKKGVNKKTNDYNLPRQCIRNYFPTRKCFVFPSPTSSDKMTRLESLQEEDLVPDFLEVTRHFCHHMFVKSAVKTLKGGHIVTGRLLGHLVQNYVDTISSGRVPCLDNAVVTLANLENQAAVQEALNVYQCGMEEEAIDMYYVDLMDKNEMASELKCRELLKNLFSEMSERLQNGVYSQSGGYELYCRDRDAIIAKYRSEPNKGVRAETVLTEFLNERGAEAKSILYTDKTLTENERKIQEEKERASLMEQRCKEEEEKRIESERIMEIEKVRQEDRMRQMEEKFNHEMQQKQQEMDRALESKLKEQEELLNKGFKEKADFLEEEIRILKKEKEENSSGGFFKEYVMPLVNTVASLLPSILAHRVMMKSLKNCPSK; encoded by the exons ATGTCCAAAGCCACACCAGTGCCGGGGCCCATTTGTTTGGTGGAGAATGCGAATGGATCGCTCTGCGTCTGTAAGGACGCCATTGAGTTCCTGAGTAGGATCAATGAGCCGGTGGTGGTGGTGTCTGTGGTGGGACTATACCGTACGGGGAAGTCATACCTTATGAACCGCTTGGCAGGTCAACATTCAG GCTTTGCTCTCGGAAATACAATCGAGTCAAAGACCAAAGGCATTTGGATGTGGTGTGTGCCTCACCCCTTAAAAGAAGGGCATACTCTGGTGTTGCTGGACACAGAAGGACTGGGTGATGTGGACAAG GGAGACACTAAGAATGACGGATGGATCTTCTGTCTGGCTGTTCTTCTTAGCAGCACTCTGGTGTACAACAGCCGCGGCACCATCGATAACAATTCACTGGAACAGCTGCA CTACGTTACTGAACTCGCTGAGCAGATCAAGATCAGATCTCCATCAAAAGCAGCAGACGAGGAGGAAGAGGATTCTCATTTTGTGCGTTTTTTCCCCTCATTTGTCTGGGTCGTAAGAGATTTCACCTTGGATTTGGAAATAGATGGAAGGAGAGTGACAGCGGACGAGTACCTCAACTTTGCCCTCCAGCTGAAGAAAG GTGTGAATAAGAAAACCAATGACTACAACTTGCCCCGTCAATGCATCCGGAATTATTTCCCTACCCGAAAGTGCTTTGTGTTCCCATCTCCAACCTCATCGGATAAAATGACACGCTTAGAAAGTCTACAAGAAGAGGACCTTGTGCCGGATTTTTTAGAGGTCACACGTCATTTCTGTCACCACATGTTTGTCAAGAGTGCTGTGAAAACACTGAAAGGAGGACACATAGTTACTGGGAGAT taCTGGGTCATCTAGTTCAGAATTATGTGGATACAATCAGCAGTGGTCGTGTGCCCTGTCTGGACAATGCAGTGGTTACTCTGGCAAATCTAGAGAACCAGGCAGCCGTTCAAGAAGCTTTAAATGTGTATCAGTGTGGGATGGAAGAG GAAGCCATAGATATGTACTACGTAGACCTGATGGATAAGAATGAGATGGCATCAGAGCTAAAGTGCAGAGAGCTGCTGAAGAATTTGTTCTCTGAGATGAGTGAGCGGTTGCAGAATGGAGTGTACAGTCAGTCTGGAGGATATGAACTCTATTGCAGAGACAGAGATGCCATCATTGCAAAATACCGCAGTGAGCCCAACAAAGGAGTCAGG GCAGAGACTGTGCTTACTGAATTTTTGAATGAGCGTGGAGCTGAAGCAAAAAGTATCCTTTACACTGATAAAACACTCACCGAAAACGAAAGAAAGATCCAag AGGAGAAAGAAAGGGCATCTCTGATGGAACAGAGGTGTaaagaggaggaagagaaacGAATTGAGAGTGAACGAATTATGGAGATAGAGAAAGTGCGGCAGGAGGACAGAATGAGGCAGATGGAGGAGAAGTTCAACCATGAGATGCAGCAGAAGCAGCAGGAGATGGACAGAGCTCTGGAGAGCAAACTGAAGGAGCAGGAAGAACTGCTAAACAAAGGCTTTAAGGAGAAAGCTGATTTTCTTGAGGAAGAGATAAGGAttctaaagaaagaaaaggaagagaACAGTTCTGGTGGCTTTTTTAAGGAATATGTGATGCCGCTTGTCAACACTGTGGCAAGCTTGCTTCCCAGCATCCTCGCGCACAGAGTGATGATGAAGAGTCTAAAAAATTGCCCATCCAAATAA